Proteins from a genomic interval of Epinephelus fuscoguttatus linkage group LG16, E.fuscoguttatus.final_Chr_v1:
- the LOC125903274 gene encoding multiple inositol polyphosphate phosphatase 1-like isoform X2, protein MPLLGCIMPTFLWKFTVLYLPIISCSLLDYVNPEDNLDIPAIAKYFNTKGRYEEVNPHLIEDILYVNRSMLQPPSEQCQEIHLTAIIRHGTRYPTPKNIKEMQQLYNIVLHNASGEESWLREIQTQWRMWYTEDMDGRLVQKGVNDHKHLAVRLSKLFPSLISEEKLRGGFIKFITSSKHRCVNSTLSFKAGLTELWAITDQQFDHAENDALMRFFDKCTRFVQEVDNNPTALSEVDKFKQGPEMRRVTEKIADRLRVPYNNITDDMAEAAFYLCAYEFAIKTVNSPWCKLFDEVDAQVMEYANDLKQFWKRAYGYDINSKSSCILFHDVFSRLDQAASENKSGQHVTEAVTVQVGHAETLLPLLTLLGFFKDSDALSSTNYATQAQRSFRTSHMLPYAANLLMVLYDCGGGDLRLQPLLNEKPVTFPGLTGQRGSMPLYQDVRDHYRELLQGCDFETECQLFKSPAQV, encoded by the exons atgccTCTTCTTGGGTGCATCATGCCGACTTTTCTTTGGAAATTCACTGTCCTTTATCTCCCCATCATCTCTTGTTCTCTACTTGATTATGTGAATCCTGAAGACAATCTGGATATACCAGCGATCGCTAAATATTTCAACACCAAAGGAAGGTACGAGGAGGTGAACCCGCACCTCATAgaggacatactgtatgtaaacagatCTATGTTGCAGCCTCCATCTGAGCAATGTCAAGAGATTCATCTGACCGCGATCATAAGACATGGCACCAGGTACCCAACGCCCAAAAACATCAAGGAGATGCAGCAGCTCTACAACATTGTCCTACACAATGCCTCAGGCGAAGAGAGCTGGTTGCGTGAGATCCAGACCCAGTGGAGGATGTGGTACACTGAGGACATGGACGGCAGGCTGGTGCAGAAAGGTGTGAACGATCACAAGCATCTGGCCGTCAGGCTGTCAAAGCTGTTCCCCTCACTGATCTCTGAGGAGAAGCTCCGAGGTGGATTCATCAAGTTCATAACCAGCTCAAAGCACAGGTGTGTCAACAGCACTCTGTCCTTCAAGGCAGGACTGACTGAGCTGTGGGCTATCACAG ATCAGCAGTTTGACCACGCAGAGAATGATGCTCTCATGAGGTTTTTTGACAAGTGCACCAGGTTTGTGCAGGAAGTCGACAATAACCCCACAGCTCTGTCAGAGGTGGACAAGTTCAAGCAGGGACCAGAGATGAGGAGGGTCACGGAGAAGATCGCAGACCGTCTCAGAGTCCCCTACAACAACATCACAGATG ATATGGCCGAAGCTGCATTTTACCTGTGTGCTTATGAGTTTGCCATCAAGACTGTGAACTCGCCCTGGTGTAAACTCTTCGATGAGGTCGATGCACAG GTTATGGAGTATGCCAATGATCTGAAGCAATTCTGGAAAAGAGCCTATGGTTATGATATTAACAGCAAGTCGAGCTGCATTCTCTTCCATGACGTGTTTAGTCGACTGGACCAAGCAGCCAGCGAGAACAA GTCAGGCCAGCATGTGACGGAGGCCGTGACAGTCCAGGTCGGCCATGCAGAGACCCTCCTGCCACTGCTCACCCTCCTGGGCTTCTTCAAGGACAGCGATGCCCTGAGCTCTACCAACTACGCCACACAGGCCCAACGCTCCTTCCGCACCAGCCACATGTTACCCTATGCAGCTAACTTACTCATGGTGCTGTACGACTGCGGGGGAGGCGACCTGAGACTGCAGCCGCTGCTCAATGAGAAGCCTGTGACTTTCCCCGGTTTGACTGGCCAGCGGGGCTCCATGCCGCTCTATCAGGACGTCAGAGATCACTACAGGGAGCTGCTCCAAGGATGTGACTTTGAGACTGAGTGTCAGCTGTTCAAAAGTCCCGCACAAGTTTGA
- the LOC125903274 gene encoding multiple inositol polyphosphate phosphatase 1-like isoform X1, which translates to MDDVTQFWSPVGGGAHGQTNKPFVCIMPIRFWKIIAVHFAITAGFGCCFRNDVTPDDFNPNIPAIAKYFSTKGRYEEVNPHLIEDILAVNRSMLQPPSEQCHEIHLTAIVRHGTRYPTSKNVKKMRKLYELVKSRASGKQSWLREIQTQWRMWYTDDMDGRLVQKGVNDHKHLAVRLSKLFPSLISEEKLRGGFIKFITSSKHRCVNSTLSFKAGLTELWAITDQQFDHAENDALMRFFDKCTRFVQEVDNNPTALSEVDKFKQGPEMRRVTEKIADRLRVPYNNITDDMAEAAFYLCAYEFAIKTVNSPWCKLFDEVDAQVMEYANDLKQFWKRAYGYDINSKSSCILFHDVFSRLDQAASENKSGQHVTEAVTVQVGHAETLLPLLTLLGFFKDSDALSSTNYATQAQRSFRTSHMLPYAANLLMVLYDCGGGDLRLQPLLNEKPVTFPGLTGQRGSMPLYQDVRDHYRELLQGCDFETECQLFKSPAQV; encoded by the exons ATGGATGACGTCACTCAGTTTTGGAGTCCGGTCGGTGGGGGTGCACACGGCCAAACAAACAAGCCATTTGTCTGCATCATGCCGATCAGATTTTGGAAAATCATAGCTGTTCATTTCGCCATCACAGCTGGATTTGGCTGCTGTTTCCGCAACGATGTGACGCCTGATGATTTCAACCCGAACATACCAGCGATCGCCAAATACTTCAGCACCAAAGGGAGGTACGAGGAAGTGAACCCGCACCTCATAGAGGACATACTGGCTGTAAACAGATCTATGCTGCAGCCTCCGTCTGAGCAATGTCACGAGATCCATCTGACCGCGATCGTAAGACACGGCACCAGGTACCCGACCAGCAAGAACGTGAAGAAGATGCGGAAGCTGTACGAGCTGGTGAAGAGCCGCGCGTCTGGCAAACAGAGCTGGCTGCGTGAGATCCAGACCCAGTGGAGGATGTGGTACACTGACGACATGGACGGCAGGCTGGTGCAGAAAGGTGTGAACGATCACAAGCATCTGGCCGTCAGGCTGTCAAAGTTGTTCCCCTCACTGATCTCTGAGGAGAAGCTCCGAGGTGGATTCATCAAGTTCATAACCAGCTCAAAGCACAGGTGTGTCAACAGCACTCTGTCCTTCAAGGCAGGACTGACTGAGCTGTGGGCTATCACAG ATCAGCAGTTTGACCACGCAGAGAATGATGCTCTCATGAGGTTTTTTGACAAGTGCACCAGGTTTGTGCAGGAAGTCGACAATAACCCCACAGCTCTGTCAGAGGTGGACAAGTTCAAGCAGGGACCAGAGATGAGGAGGGTCACGGAGAAGATCGCAGACCGTCTCAGAGTCCCCTACAACAACATCACAGATG ATATGGCCGAAGCTGCATTTTACCTGTGTGCTTATGAGTTTGCCATCAAGACTGTGAACTCGCCCTGGTGTAAACTCTTCGATGAGGTCGATGCACAG GTTATGGAGTATGCCAATGATCTGAAGCAATTCTGGAAAAGAGCCTATGGTTATGATATTAACAGCAAGTCGAGCTGCATTCTCTTCCATGACGTGTTTAGTCGACTGGACCAAGCAGCCAGCGAGAACAA GTCAGGCCAGCATGTGACGGAGGCCGTGACAGTCCAGGTCGGCCATGCAGAGACCCTCCTGCCACTGCTCACCCTCCTGGGCTTCTTCAAGGACAGCGATGCCCTGAGCTCTACCAACTACGCCACACAGGCCCAACGCTCCTTCCGCACCAGCCACATGTTACCCTATGCAGCTAACTTACTCATGGTGCTGTACGACTGCGGGGGAGGCGACCTGAGACTGCAGCCGCTGCTCAATGAGAAGCCTGTGACTTTCCCCGGTTTGACTGGCCAGCGGGGCTCCATGCCGCTCTATCAGGACGTCAGAGATCACTACAGGGAGCTGCTCCAAGGATGTGACTTTGAGACTGAGTGTCAGCTGTTCAAAAGTCCCGCACAAGTTTGA
- the LOC125903274 gene encoding multiple inositol polyphosphate phosphatase 1-like isoform X3 gives MPLLGCIMPTFLWKFTVLYLPIISCSLLDYVNPEDNLDIPAIAKYFNTKGRYEEVNPHLIEDILYVNRSMLQPPSEQCQEIHLTAIIRHGTRYPTPKNIKEMQQLYNIVLHNASGEESWLREIQTQWRMWYTEDMDGRLVQKGVNDHKHLAVRLSKLFPSLISEEKLRGGFIKFITSSKHRCVNSTLSFKAGLTELWAITDQQFDHAENDALMRFFDKCTRFVQEVDNNASAVSEVDKFKQGPEMRRVTEKIADHLRVPHSLITHDLTEAAFYLCAYEFAIKAVNSPWCRLFDEDDAKVLEYASDLREFWKRGYGHDINSKSSCILFHDVFKRLNKAAAENKSGQQVTEAVTVQVGHADTLLPLLTLLGFFKDSDALNSTNYATQAQRSFRTSHMLPYAANLLMVLYDCGGGDLRLQLLLNEKPVTFPGLTGQRGSMPLYQDIRDHYRELLQGCDFETECQLVKSPA, from the exons atgccTCTTCTTGGGTGCATCATGCCGACTTTTCTTTGGAAATTCACTGTCCTTTATCTCCCCATCATCTCTTGTTCTCTACTTGATTATGTGAATCCTGAAGACAATCTGGATATACCAGCGATCGCTAAATATTTCAACACCAAAGGAAGGTACGAGGAGGTGAACCCGCACCTCATAgaggacatactgtatgtaaacagatCTATGTTGCAGCCTCCATCTGAGCAATGTCAAGAGATTCATCTGACCGCGATCATAAGACATGGCACCAGGTACCCAACGCCCAAAAACATCAAGGAGATGCAGCAGCTCTACAACATTGTCCTACACAATGCCTCAGGCGAAGAGAGCTGGTTGCGTGAGATCCAGACCCAGTGGAGGATGTGGTACACTGAGGACATGGACGGCAGGCTGGTGCAGAAAGGTGTGAACGATCACAAGCATCTGGCCGTCAGGCTGTCAAAGCTGTTCCCCTCACTGATCTCTGAGGAGAAGCTCCGAGGTGGATTCATCAAGTTCATAACCAGCTCAAAGCACAGGTGTGTCAACAGCACTCTGTCCTTCAAGGCAGGACTGACTGAGCTGTGGGCTATCACAG ATCAGCAGTTTGACCACGCAGAGAATGATGCTCTCATGAGGTTTTTTGACAAGTGCACCAGGTTTGTGCAGGAAGTGGATAATAACGCCTCAGCAGTATCAGAGGTGGACAAGTTCAAGCAGGGACCAGAGATGAGGAGGGTCACGGAGAAGATCGCAGACCATCTCAGAGTCCCGCACAGTCTCATCACACACG ATTTGACTGAGGCTGCATTTTACCTGTGTGCTTATGAATTTGCAATCAAAGCAGTGAACTCGCCCTGGTGTCGGCTCTTCGATGAGGACGATGCAAAG GTTTTGGAGTATGCAAGTGACCTGAGGGAATTCTGGAAAAGGGGTTACGGTCACGATATCAACAGCAAGTCGAGCTGCATTCTCTTCCACGATGTGTTTAAACGACTCAACAAGGCAGCCGCAGAGAATAA GTCAGGCCAGCAGGTGACCGAAGCCGTGACAGTCCAGGTTGGCCACGCAGACACCCTCCTGCCACTGCTCACCCTCCTGGGCTTCTTCAAGGACAGCGATGCCCTAAACTCCACCAACTACGCCACACAGGCCCAACGCTCCTTCCGCACCAGCCACATGTTACCCTATGCAGCTAACTTACTCATGGTGCTGTACGACTGCGGGGGAGGCGACCTgagactgcagctgctgctcaaCGAAAAGCCTGTGACTTTCCCCGGTTTGACTGGCCAGCGGGGCTCCATGCCGCTCTATCAGGACATCAGAGATCACTACAGGGAGCTGCTCCAAGGATGTGACTTTGAGACTGAGTGTCAGCTGGTAAAGAGTCCTGCGTAA